In one Micromonospora polyrhachis genomic region, the following are encoded:
- a CDS encoding RNA-guided endonuclease InsQ/TnpB family protein, translating into MSETVRYTYRLRPGRAAEAALLAEWGRCRWLWNEAVHQQKTGRKPTFGKLSKLLTETRARNAWLRSGSQVAQQQTLRTYAAALDHSFKIKGRGRPKKKRKKDALPSLEYTTRGFSVKDGRLRLPNKVTVPVVWSRELPSEPTSVRVYRDNVGHWYASFVVRRGTTEAPEAGLAGIGVDWGVKTTATTTDPAFDLPHLGHRRRCAAELAKAQRKMVRRRRPKGQPQSKGYQQAKRQAARIAKKAARQNTHDARVWAKSITDHHALIAVEDFKPKFLARTTMARKAADAAIGVCKKELIERGTRAGRKVVLVPPAYTTMTCSGCGERANLRLGLGVRTFECAACGYTADRDLNAARTILATAERHRASADDVRHLIASFRGGGSGAVRAGNPGPAREGKPPGLIHGDR; encoded by the coding sequence GTGAGCGAGACGGTGCGCTACACCTACCGTCTGCGGCCCGGCCGTGCGGCGGAAGCCGCACTGCTGGCCGAGTGGGGGCGCTGCCGGTGGCTGTGGAACGAGGCCGTTCACCAGCAGAAGACCGGCCGCAAGCCGACGTTCGGCAAGCTGTCGAAGCTGCTGACCGAGACCCGGGCCCGTAACGCCTGGCTGCGGTCCGGATCGCAGGTCGCTCAACAGCAGACGCTGCGCACCTATGCCGCCGCTCTCGATCACTCGTTCAAGATCAAGGGCAGGGGCCGGCCGAAGAAGAAGCGCAAGAAGGACGCCCTGCCGAGCCTGGAGTACACCACCCGGGGTTTCTCGGTCAAAGACGGCCGTCTGCGGCTGCCGAACAAGGTGACCGTCCCGGTTGTCTGGTCCCGCGAACTGCCGTCCGAGCCGACCAGCGTGCGGGTCTACCGCGACAACGTCGGCCACTGGTACGCCTCCTTCGTGGTCCGTCGCGGAACAACCGAGGCCCCCGAGGCGGGCCTTGCGGGCATCGGCGTTGACTGGGGCGTGAAGACCACCGCCACCACCACCGATCCGGCGTTCGACCTGCCGCACCTCGGACATCGCCGCCGCTGCGCGGCCGAACTGGCCAAGGCCCAACGCAAAATGGTCCGCCGACGTCGCCCGAAGGGTCAGCCGCAGTCGAAGGGCTACCAACAGGCGAAACGGCAAGCGGCCCGAATCGCCAAGAAGGCGGCCCGACAGAACACCCACGATGCCCGCGTGTGGGCCAAGAGCATCACCGACCACCATGCGCTGATCGCCGTCGAGGACTTCAAACCGAAGTTCCTCGCCCGGACCACGATGGCCCGTAAGGCGGCCGACGCCGCGATCGGCGTGTGCAAGAAGGAACTGATCGAGCGTGGCACGCGGGCGGGCCGAAAGGTGGTGCTGGTGCCGCCCGCCTACACCACGATGACCTGCTCCGGGTGCGGCGAGAGAGCCAACCTCCGCCTCGGGCTGGGTGTGCGGACTTTCGAGTGCGCGGCCTGCGGCTACACCGCAGACCGTGACCTCAACGCCGCGAGGACGATCCTCGCCACGGCTGAACGCCACCGTGCCAGTGCCGACGACGTGAGACATCTGATTGCCTCCTTCCGGGGCGGTGGATCAGGTGCGGTCCGAGCTGGGAATCCCGGGCCTGCCCGGGAGGGAAAACCCCCCGGATTAATCCACGGGGATCGTTAA
- the tnpA gene encoding IS200/IS605 family transposase, protein MGETRSNNNVVYRCTYHVVWCPKYRRKVITGDVDIRLKQIIREVCTERDAPIVELETMPDHVHLLVTVDPQYGIHRLVKQIKGRSSRLIRQEFPEVRSRIPTLWTNSYFVATVGGATLEIAKRYVESQRNV, encoded by the coding sequence GTGGGCGAGACCAGGTCGAACAACAACGTCGTGTACCGCTGCACCTACCACGTCGTCTGGTGCCCGAAGTACCGGCGAAAAGTCATCACCGGAGACGTCGACATCCGACTCAAGCAGATCATCCGCGAGGTCTGCACCGAGCGTGACGCCCCGATCGTCGAACTGGAAACCATGCCCGACCATGTACACCTTCTGGTCACCGTCGATCCGCAGTACGGCATCCATCGTCTGGTCAAGCAAATCAAGGGCCGTTCCTCGCGGCTCATCCGGCAAGAGTTCCCGGAGGTCAGATCCCGGATCCCGACCCTGTGGACCAACTCGTACTTCGTCGCCACAGTCGGAGGCGCGACCCTGGAGATCGCGAAGAGGTATGTCGAGAGCCAGCGCAACGTCTGA
- a CDS encoding response regulator, giving the protein MTIRVVIVDDQALVRAGFRMVLGSQPDMAVVGEAIDGADALRVLARTPTDVVVMDIRMPTMDGVEATRRLADLPAAQRPRVLVLTTFDTEADAFAALQAGASGFLLKNVPPEELLAAIRVVASGDSVVAPFITRRLLDRFAGQLGPGPVADPRLDQLTDREREILLLVAEGLSNAEIAGRLFVAEATVKTHVGKILAKLQLRDRVQAVVLAYESGLVTPGG; this is encoded by the coding sequence ATGACAATTCGTGTGGTGATCGTCGATGACCAGGCGCTGGTCCGGGCCGGCTTCCGGATGGTCCTCGGCTCCCAGCCCGACATGGCGGTGGTGGGGGAGGCGATCGACGGCGCGGACGCGTTGCGGGTGCTGGCCCGGACCCCGACCGACGTCGTGGTGATGGACATCCGGATGCCGACGATGGATGGCGTGGAGGCGACCCGCCGTCTGGCTGACCTGCCGGCGGCACAGCGTCCCCGGGTGCTGGTGTTGACCACCTTCGACACCGAGGCCGACGCCTTCGCGGCGTTGCAGGCCGGGGCGAGCGGTTTCCTGCTCAAGAACGTCCCACCGGAGGAGCTGTTGGCCGCGATCCGGGTGGTGGCCAGTGGAGACTCGGTGGTGGCCCCGTTCATCACCCGCCGACTGCTCGACCGGTTCGCCGGGCAACTCGGGCCGGGGCCGGTGGCCGATCCCCGGCTGGACCAGCTCACCGACCGGGAGCGGGAGATCCTGTTGCTGGTGGCGGAAGGGCTGTCCAACGCCGAGATCGCCGGCCGGTTGTTCGTGGCGGAGGCGACCGTCAAGACCCACGTCGGCAAGATCCTTGCCAAGCTGCAGCTACGGGACCGGGTGCAGGCGGTGGTGCTGGCCTACGAGAGCGGTCTGGTCACCCCGGGCGGCTGA
- a CDS encoding ABC transporter ATP-binding protein has product MSVAAPPTVSKSVAVTARGLTKRYGSGAAAVTALDAVDVDFAAGRFTAIMGPSGSGKSTLMHCLAGLDRADAGAVHLGDIDITRLDDKRLTLLRRDHVGFVFQKFNLLPALSAAENIRLPLAIAGRKPDAAWFEQVVAAVRLADRLTHRPSELSGGQQQRVAIARALVTRPWVVFADEPTGNLDSRSGAEVLRLLREAVDTLGQTVIMVTHDPVAASHADRVVFLADGRFVHDLAQPTAEKVLDVLARLDVSAAAPAQGR; this is encoded by the coding sequence GTGTCCGTCGCCGCACCACCCACCGTATCCAAGAGCGTCGCGGTGACGGCCCGGGGCCTGACCAAGAGGTACGGCTCCGGTGCCGCCGCCGTCACCGCCCTCGACGCCGTCGACGTCGACTTCGCCGCCGGTAGGTTCACGGCGATCATGGGTCCGTCCGGCTCCGGCAAGTCCACGCTGATGCACTGTCTCGCCGGACTGGATCGGGCCGACGCCGGTGCGGTCCACCTCGGCGACATCGACATCACCCGGCTGGACGACAAGCGGCTGACCCTGCTGCGGCGTGACCATGTCGGCTTCGTGTTCCAGAAGTTCAACCTGCTGCCGGCGCTGTCGGCGGCGGAGAACATCCGCCTGCCGTTGGCGATCGCCGGACGCAAGCCGGACGCCGCCTGGTTCGAGCAGGTCGTCGCGGCGGTCCGGCTCGCCGACCGGCTGACGCATCGACCCAGCGAGCTCTCCGGCGGGCAGCAGCAGCGGGTGGCGATCGCCCGGGCGCTGGTGACCCGGCCCTGGGTGGTCTTCGCCGACGAACCCACCGGCAACCTCGACTCACGCTCCGGTGCCGAGGTGCTTCGGCTGTTGCGCGAGGCCGTGGACACCCTCGGCCAGACCGTGATCATGGTGACCCACGACCCGGTCGCGGCCAGCCACGCCGACCGGGTGGTCTTCCTGGCCGATGGGCGGTTCGTGCACGACCTGGCCCAGCCGACCGCGGAGAAGGTCCTCGACGTGCTGGCCCGGCTCGACGTCTCGGCCGCCGCCCCGGCTCAGGGACGGTGA
- a CDS encoding ABC transporter permease has protein sequence MFRLTLRSLRADALRLALSSLAIVLGVAFIAGTLMITDSMKKSAYTKAGVFDRNTDAAVYLVDAEPDATGFDQVAVDRVRGVDGVRAAEGELTGLGGVLGADGKPVLGYSLVASVPVDPALQSYDVPQGRLPQRSGEAVLDTGTVEEEKFTVGSMVRIGGAGGQASDYTLVGVVDVEGTSRDFGGAFIGLTGPDAMRVTDNKGYGRIMVAGADGVSDEELARRIGSVAGAKTTVKTHQQIIDEGVQDAVQDASQFSMVLLMFAVISVLVAAFVIANTFTIVLAQRTRRIALLRVVGATRGQAFRSVLLESGVIGFVASLVGVLLGAGIAVGLGTLVLPDGRSDGVALSVSTVVVSTLLGMAITVGAAIVPAWRGTRVSPVAALSDAAVQTTRSAGWLRLLIGAIVFAAGVVALLLAGATGSALVVAAGGVLTFAGIVLFGPMLVPALVRVLGWPFRLLLRSTADLAVANAVRNPRRIAATATALVIGIGLVSAFMVGAQSTKEGIERSVDNQIGADYLVTAIGVDLPASLVADLRGRPEVGPLNVPRTVESDGIRVISGHRDLVGRGLDRVVAGDVGRLGSGTVLVYGELARTRGLAVDSSVRIAGRSFRVVAVVEPKGGPMMSGSDLPAGQTIVLSDDEFTAMFPDRPGYVAQLDAADGVSDQRARDAIATVLADYPTVTLMDQAGYKKSLTGTVDMLLMFVTAMLGLAVVIALVGVANTLTLSVVERTRENGVLRAVGLTRGRMRGMLAIEAVLMALVGALLGVGLGTGVSAGAVSFLNELGGDFTVVLPWGQLGLILAVAAVAALAASVLPARRAVRRPVVEALGVE, from the coding sequence ATGTTCCGCCTCACCCTGCGGTCCCTGCGGGCGGACGCGCTCCGGCTGGCGCTCTCCTCGCTGGCCATCGTGCTCGGCGTGGCGTTCATCGCCGGCACCCTGATGATCACCGACAGCATGAAGAAGTCGGCCTACACCAAGGCGGGCGTGTTCGACCGTAATACCGACGCCGCCGTCTATCTGGTCGACGCCGAACCGGACGCGACAGGATTCGACCAGGTCGCGGTCGACCGGGTACGGGGCGTCGACGGGGTACGGGCCGCCGAGGGGGAGCTAACCGGGCTCGGTGGCGTGCTCGGTGCCGACGGCAAGCCCGTACTTGGCTACTCGCTGGTGGCCAGCGTGCCGGTCGATCCGGCGTTGCAGTCGTACGACGTCCCCCAGGGCCGGCTGCCGCAACGCTCCGGCGAGGCGGTGCTCGACACCGGGACGGTCGAGGAGGAGAAGTTCACCGTCGGATCGATGGTACGTATCGGTGGCGCCGGCGGCCAGGCGAGCGACTACACCCTGGTGGGTGTGGTCGATGTCGAGGGCACCAGCCGGGACTTCGGCGGGGCGTTCATCGGCCTGACCGGGCCCGACGCGATGAGGGTGACCGACAACAAGGGTTACGGCCGGATCATGGTCGCCGGTGCGGACGGGGTGTCCGACGAGGAGTTGGCCCGCCGCATCGGCTCGGTCGCCGGGGCCAAGACGACCGTAAAGACCCACCAGCAGATCATCGACGAAGGGGTGCAGGACGCCGTTCAGGACGCCAGCCAGTTCAGCATGGTGTTGCTGATGTTCGCCGTGATCTCGGTGCTGGTGGCCGCGTTCGTCATCGCCAACACCTTCACCATCGTGCTGGCCCAGCGGACCCGGCGGATCGCGTTGCTGCGGGTGGTGGGAGCGACCCGGGGGCAGGCCTTCCGCTCGGTGTTGCTGGAGTCGGGCGTGATCGGGTTCGTTGCCTCCCTCGTCGGTGTGCTGTTGGGTGCGGGTATCGCCGTTGGTCTGGGCACGCTGGTGCTGCCGGACGGACGCTCTGACGGGGTAGCGCTCTCCGTCTCGACGGTGGTGGTGTCGACCCTCCTGGGCATGGCGATCACCGTCGGTGCGGCGATCGTCCCGGCCTGGCGGGGCACTCGGGTGTCTCCGGTCGCCGCGCTCTCCGACGCCGCGGTACAGACCACCCGGAGCGCTGGCTGGCTCCGGCTGTTGATCGGTGCGATCGTCTTCGCCGCCGGCGTGGTGGCGTTGCTGCTGGCTGGGGCCACCGGCAGTGCGCTGGTGGTCGCCGCCGGCGGCGTGCTCACCTTCGCCGGCATCGTGCTCTTCGGACCGATGCTGGTCCCGGCCCTGGTCCGGGTCCTCGGTTGGCCGTTCCGGCTGCTGTTGCGCAGCACCGCCGACCTCGCGGTCGCCAACGCCGTACGCAACCCACGCCGGATCGCCGCCACCGCCACCGCATTGGTGATCGGGATCGGTCTGGTGTCGGCTTTCATGGTCGGCGCGCAGAGCACCAAGGAGGGCATCGAGCGTAGCGTCGACAACCAGATCGGTGCCGACTATCTGGTGACCGCGATCGGTGTGGACCTGCCGGCGAGCCTGGTGGCGGACCTGAGGGGCCGTCCCGAGGTGGGCCCGCTGAACGTGCCCCGCACCGTCGAGTCGGACGGGATACGGGTCATCTCCGGGCACCGGGATCTGGTGGGGCGCGGTCTCGACCGGGTGGTCGCCGGGGACGTGGGCCGGCTCGGCTCCGGCACCGTGTTGGTCTACGGGGAGTTGGCCCGGACGCGTGGCTTGGCCGTCGACTCGTCGGTGCGGATCGCCGGCCGGTCGTTCCGGGTGGTGGCCGTGGTGGAGCCCAAGGGGGGCCCGATGATGTCGGGTAGCGACCTGCCGGCCGGCCAGACGATCGTGCTGTCCGATGACGAGTTCACCGCGATGTTCCCGGATCGCCCCGGCTACGTGGCACAACTGGACGCGGCGGACGGGGTGTCCGATCAGCGGGCCCGGGATGCCATCGCGACGGTCCTCGCCGACTATCCGACGGTGACCCTGATGGATCAGGCCGGCTATAAGAAGTCGCTCACCGGAACGGTGGACATGCTGCTGATGTTCGTTACCGCCATGCTGGGGCTGGCGGTGGTGATCGCCCTGGTCGGGGTGGCGAACACGCTGACCCTGTCGGTGGTCGAGCGCACCCGGGAGAACGGTGTGCTTCGGGCGGTTGGGCTGACCCGGGGTCGGATGCGGGGCATGTTGGCCATCGAGGCGGTGCTGATGGCCCTGGTCGGGGCGCTGCTCGGGGTCGGGTTGGGCACAGGGGTCAGTGCGGGTGCGGTGAGCTTCCTCAACGAGCTCGGCGGCGACTTCACGGTGGTGCTGCCCTGGGGACAGCTCGGGTTGATCCTCGCGGTTGCCGCGGTCGCCGCGCTGGCCGCCTCGGTGCTACCGGCCCGGCGGGCGGTCCGTCGGCCCGTGGTGGAGGCGCTCGGCGTGGAGTGA
- a CDS encoding NAD-dependent epimerase/dehydratase family protein: MRGGTILVTGGAGFIGSHLVDALVARGDRVVVLDNLPAGRLSNLSRVAGHPNFEFVQGSVLDEVIVDELVHRCDTVVHLAAAVGVKLIMEQPLKTFNTNIRGSQTVIAAAHRYQRKIMIASTSEIYGKNSHGPLAETADRVIGSPAVARWAYSTAKAVDETLANAYHRERGLPTVVVRFFNVVGPRQSPHNGMVIPRLVRQAIRDEPLTIYGDGSQIRCFTHVLDAVAALATLLDTEAAIGETFNVGNPEEVSILDLAERIIKHSASGSQLRLVPYDTAYSAGFEDMERRVPDIGKLCALTGWRPGRTLDDILQDVIVEAQAEARAAMSRV, from the coding sequence ATGCGAGGCGGCACGATTCTGGTCACCGGCGGCGCGGGCTTCATCGGCTCGCACCTGGTCGACGCCCTAGTGGCCCGGGGCGACCGAGTGGTCGTACTGGACAACTTGCCCGCCGGCCGGCTCAGCAACCTCAGTCGGGTGGCGGGGCACCCCAACTTCGAGTTCGTCCAGGGCTCGGTTCTGGACGAGGTCATCGTCGACGAACTGGTGCACCGCTGTGACACCGTCGTCCACCTGGCAGCCGCCGTCGGCGTAAAGCTGATCATGGAGCAGCCACTCAAGACCTTCAACACGAACATCCGCGGCTCACAGACCGTCATCGCCGCAGCCCACCGGTATCAGCGCAAAATCATGATCGCCAGCACCTCGGAGATCTACGGCAAGAACTCCCACGGCCCACTGGCCGAGACCGCCGACCGGGTGATCGGCAGCCCCGCGGTGGCTCGGTGGGCGTACAGCACGGCCAAGGCGGTGGACGAGACGCTCGCCAACGCGTACCACCGGGAACGGGGCCTGCCCACCGTGGTGGTCCGGTTCTTCAACGTCGTCGGCCCCCGGCAGAGCCCGCACAACGGCATGGTGATCCCCCGGCTGGTCCGGCAGGCGATCCGCGACGAACCGCTGACCATCTACGGCGACGGGTCGCAGATCCGCTGCTTCACCCACGTCCTCGACGCGGTCGCCGCGCTGGCCACCCTGCTCGACACCGAGGCCGCCATCGGTGAGACGTTCAATGTCGGCAACCCCGAAGAGGTCAGCATCCTCGACCTCGCCGAGCGGATCATCAAACACTCGGCTAGCGGTTCGCAGCTACGGCTCGTGCCGTACGACACGGCCTACTCGGCCGGCTTCGAGGACATGGAGCGCCGGGTGCCCGACATCGGCAAACTGTGCGCACTCACCGGCTGGCGGCCGGGGCGGACCTTGGACGACATCCTCCAGGACGTCATCGTCGAGGCGCAGGCCGAGGCACGTGCGGCGATGTCACGGGTGTGA
- a CDS encoding nucleotide sugar dehydrogenase produces MQAEKLVVIGQGYVGLPLAVRGVEAGFDVVGIDLDTSRIKRLSAGESFIEDISSTRLAAALATGRYLPTTDYGDARDFDVCVISVPTPLRDGAPDLSYVEQAGIALAPHIRPGCTVILESTTYPGTTEELLCPLLMQGSGLRSPEDFHVGYSPERIDPGNSIWRLENTPKVVSGIDAMALAKVDAFYRRIVDRTVTVDSTRVAELTKLIENTYRQVNIALVNELTVLAHQLDVNVWQAIDAAATKPFGFMAFRPGPGVGGHCLPIDPCYLSWQVKRTLNRQFRFVELASDINHSMPQHVANRIMAGLNQRGRSMKDAQLLLLGLAYKKNTGDMRDSPAVDVAAELAKLGARIRAVEPYAELGHIPPGVTLVNLTEKEVRTADAVVVVTDHDTLDYDLVTDSASYVFDTRNRCTGPNVERL; encoded by the coding sequence ATGCAGGCTGAGAAACTGGTGGTGATCGGTCAGGGATACGTGGGTCTTCCCCTGGCTGTCCGCGGAGTCGAGGCGGGGTTCGACGTCGTGGGAATCGATCTCGACACCAGCCGGATCAAGCGACTCAGCGCAGGTGAGTCGTTCATCGAGGACATCTCATCCACCCGGCTCGCCGCCGCCCTGGCGACCGGGCGATACCTACCGACCACCGACTACGGGGACGCGAGGGACTTCGACGTCTGTGTGATCAGCGTGCCCACCCCGCTGCGGGACGGCGCACCGGACCTCAGCTACGTCGAGCAGGCCGGCATCGCCCTCGCCCCCCACATCCGCCCCGGCTGCACCGTCATCCTGGAGTCGACCACCTACCCCGGCACCACCGAGGAACTGCTCTGCCCGCTGCTGATGCAGGGCAGTGGCCTGCGCAGTCCGGAGGACTTCCACGTCGGCTACAGTCCCGAGCGCATCGATCCGGGAAATTCGATCTGGCGGCTGGAGAACACCCCGAAGGTGGTCTCCGGAATCGACGCCATGGCCCTGGCGAAGGTCGACGCCTTCTATCGCCGGATCGTCGACCGGACGGTCACGGTCGACTCCACCCGGGTCGCGGAACTCACCAAGCTGATCGAGAACACGTACCGCCAGGTCAACATCGCACTCGTCAACGAGCTGACCGTGCTCGCCCACCAACTGGACGTCAACGTCTGGCAGGCCATCGACGCCGCCGCCACCAAACCCTTCGGCTTCATGGCCTTCCGCCCCGGCCCCGGTGTGGGCGGACACTGCCTGCCGATCGACCCGTGCTACCTGTCCTGGCAGGTCAAGCGCACCTTGAACCGGCAGTTCCGATTCGTGGAGTTGGCCAGCGACATCAACCACTCGATGCCGCAACACGTGGCAAACCGGATCATGGCCGGGTTGAACCAACGGGGCCGGTCGATGAAGGACGCCCAGTTGCTCCTGCTGGGTCTCGCGTACAAGAAGAACACCGGCGACATGCGGGACTCCCCGGCCGTCGACGTGGCCGCCGAGTTGGCCAAGCTCGGGGCCCGGATTCGCGCGGTCGAACCGTACGCCGAGCTGGGGCACATCCCACCGGGCGTGACCCTGGTCAACCTGACCGAGAAGGAGGTCCGCACCGCCGACGCCGTGGTGGTGGTGACCGACCACGACACGCTGGACTACGACCTGGTCACCGACTCGGCCAGCTACGTCTTCGACACCCGCAACCGGTGCACCGGGCCCAACGTCGAGCGGTTGTGA
- a CDS encoding serine/threonine-protein kinase has translation MLCSGVVLSDRYRLDERLATGGMGDVWRATDLLLDREVAVKILLPSLLTDPTFIARFRAEAKMMAALHHPGIVRVYDVGEDPNAPGGSADYLVMEYVHGEPLNRRIEAAGQLDVPQTLSVLAQSADALHAAHEKGIVHRDVKPSNLLVQPDGTVVLVDFGVARSTSVTSITSTNGIPGTALYMAPEQASGRPVSAATDIYALGAVAYCCLAGAPPFTGDTPLEVAVRHLDEMPPPLPAEVPAPVAELIMRALAKDPAERYPTAAAFAAAARALAGEEPTTATGAGGFSPIVAGTGAKSGPDTLTELPVVAAPPTRTRSRRATLLSVAGAVVLGLAGLAAALGLSRDTGQDPTDQISPSVPAVSTPSTQATSPGVTTTGSTGRNHDPSPGSSSSPTAQPSSSAEPSTDPSTPASNEPTPPPAGTTSATPSRTPPSPGPETTTEAN, from the coding sequence GTGTTGTGCTCGGGAGTCGTACTCAGCGACCGCTACCGTCTTGACGAACGTCTCGCCACCGGCGGGATGGGCGACGTGTGGCGCGCGACCGATCTGTTGCTGGACCGTGAGGTCGCGGTAAAGATCCTGCTCCCGAGCCTGCTGACCGACCCGACCTTCATCGCCCGGTTCCGCGCCGAGGCGAAGATGATGGCCGCTCTGCACCACCCGGGAATCGTCCGGGTGTACGACGTCGGCGAGGACCCGAACGCGCCGGGCGGCAGCGCCGACTACCTGGTCATGGAGTACGTCCACGGCGAACCGCTCAACCGCCGGATCGAGGCGGCCGGCCAACTCGACGTGCCGCAGACCCTCTCCGTGCTGGCCCAGTCCGCGGACGCACTGCACGCCGCGCACGAGAAGGGGATCGTCCATCGTGACGTGAAGCCGAGCAACCTGCTGGTCCAGCCGGACGGGACGGTGGTCCTGGTCGACTTCGGGGTGGCCCGGTCCACCTCTGTGACCAGCATCACGAGCACGAACGGCATCCCGGGCACCGCCCTGTACATGGCTCCCGAGCAGGCCTCCGGTCGGCCGGTCTCCGCCGCCACCGACATCTACGCGCTGGGGGCGGTGGCGTACTGCTGCCTCGCCGGCGCGCCTCCGTTCACCGGAGACACTCCGCTCGAGGTCGCGGTACGACACCTGGACGAGATGCCCCCGCCGCTGCCTGCCGAGGTGCCCGCCCCGGTCGCCGAGTTGATCATGCGGGCGTTGGCGAAGGATCCCGCCGAGCGGTATCCCACCGCGGCCGCCTTCGCCGCCGCCGCCCGAGCCCTTGCCGGCGAGGAGCCGACGACCGCCACCGGCGCCGGGGGGTTTTCCCCGATCGTCGCCGGTACGGGCGCGAAGTCGGGACCGGACACGCTGACCGAGTTGCCGGTGGTCGCCGCCCCGCCGACGCGTACCCGCTCCCGTCGGGCAACGCTGCTCAGCGTCGCGGGCGCGGTGGTGCTGGGGCTGGCCGGTCTGGCCGCCGCGCTCGGACTGAGCCGCGATACCGGACAGGACCCCACCGACCAGATCTCCCCGTCCGTGCCGGCCGTCTCCACTCCGTCCACCCAGGCCACCTCACCAGGGGTCACCACCACCGGTTCCACCGGCCGCAACCACGACCCGTCACCCGGCTCGAGCAGCTCCCCCACCGCCCAGCCGTCCTCGTCTGCCGAGCCGAGTACCGATCCCAGCACGCCGGCCAGCAACGAACCCACCCCACCCCCGGCGGGTACGACGTCCGCCACGCCGAGCCGCACGCCGCCCTCGCCCGGCCCGGAGACCACGACCGAAGCCAACTGA
- a CDS encoding ABC transporter ATP-binding protein: protein MAEIVLHDLVKTYPGTKVRATDDISLRVADGEFLVLVGPSGCGKTTLLRLIAGLESPDAGTVHIGGRDVTDLPARQRNLSMVFQSYAIFPHLRVRQNIGFGLAMRLMPKPEIDRRVAEAAELLDLTDVLDRHPAQLSGGQRQRVAVARAIVVDAGVLLMDEPLSNLDALLRMQFRTELKRLVGKLGTTIVYVTHDQAEALSLGDRVAVMRQGRIVQLGPPLQVYDAPADEFVGGFLGAPPMNFLPARLERSAGRARLHLADRMVPLPHLGAYNGASVTVGIRAENLEVHNVDAPDRLPARVEVVEPTGAAILLTVDVAGRSVKVQTPTTTTASVGQVVFLSLDPDRIRLYDPATSVAIPTIEPAA, encoded by the coding sequence TTGGCCGAAATCGTGCTGCACGACCTGGTAAAGACCTATCCGGGTACGAAGGTCCGGGCCACCGACGACATCAGCCTGCGGGTGGCCGACGGGGAGTTCCTCGTACTGGTCGGCCCGAGTGGCTGTGGCAAGACCACTCTGCTGCGTCTGATCGCCGGGCTGGAATCGCCGGACGCCGGCACCGTACACATCGGCGGGCGGGACGTCACCGACCTGCCCGCCCGGCAACGCAACCTGTCCATGGTGTTCCAGTCCTACGCGATCTTTCCGCATCTGCGGGTACGACAGAACATCGGGTTCGGGCTCGCCATGCGCCTGATGCCGAAACCGGAGATCGACCGCCGGGTCGCCGAGGCCGCCGAACTACTGGACCTCACCGACGTCCTCGACCGCCATCCCGCGCAGCTCTCCGGTGGGCAGCGCCAGCGCGTGGCCGTCGCCCGGGCCATCGTCGTCGACGCCGGGGTGCTGCTGATGGACGAGCCTCTGTCCAACTTGGATGCTCTGCTGCGGATGCAGTTCCGCACCGAACTGAAGCGGCTCGTCGGCAAGCTCGGCACCACCATCGTCTACGTCACCCACGACCAGGCCGAGGCGCTGTCCCTCGGCGACCGGGTCGCGGTCATGCGCCAGGGCCGGATCGTGCAACTCGGTCCGCCGCTACAGGTCTACGACGCGCCCGCCGACGAGTTCGTCGGCGGGTTCCTCGGCGCACCTCCGATGAACTTCCTGCCCGCCCGGCTTGAGCGAAGCGCCGGACGGGCCAGACTGCACCTCGCCGACCGGATGGTCCCCCTACCCCACCTGGGCGCGTACAACGGCGCTTCGGTCACCGTCGGTATCCGAGCGGAGAACCTGGAGGTCCACAATGTGGACGCACCCGATCGGCTGCCCGCACGGGTGGAGGTGGTCGAGCCGACCGGAGCAGCGATCCTGCTCACCGTCGACGTGGCCGGACGATCGGTGAAGGTGCAGACACCCACCACGACGACCGCCAGCGTCGGGCAGGTGGTGTTCCTGTCCCTCGACCCCGACCGGATCCGCCTCTACGACCCCGCCACCTCGGTCGCGATCCCGACCATCGAACCGGCCGCATGA
- a CDS encoding phage holin family protein, protein MSDPARPVVEPGQDRSQLSLGELLGEVTRDVSTLVRQEVELAKAELRQDARTAGKAGGMFGGVALAGFMVLLFVSYAIWWALAEAIPEGWAALIVAVIWAVVAAVLFAMARKRMKEVRGLQRTKETVREMPTALRGR, encoded by the coding sequence GTGAGCGATCCGGCCCGCCCGGTCGTCGAGCCGGGACAAGACAGGTCCCAACTGTCCCTCGGTGAACTACTCGGTGAGGTGACCCGGGACGTCTCCACCCTGGTACGGCAGGAGGTGGAGTTGGCCAAGGCGGAGTTGCGCCAGGATGCCCGGACGGCAGGCAAGGCCGGCGGGATGTTCGGCGGTGTCGCCCTGGCCGGTTTCATGGTGCTGCTGTTCGTGTCGTACGCGATCTGGTGGGCGCTGGCCGAGGCGATACCCGAGGGCTGGGCGGCACTGATCGTGGCGGTGATCTGGGCGGTCGTCGCGGCGGTCCTCTTCGCCATGGCCCGCAAACGGATGAAGGAGGTCCGGGGCCTACAACGGACGAAGGAAACCGTCCGGGAGATGCCGACCGCCCTCCGGGGCCGGTGA